One Pseudomonas sp. B21_DOA genomic window, AATTGACCTCAACGTTTGCCAAGGGATTACCGGTAATGGCCGAAACGACGTAAACCCGGGCTGAAACTTCCTGCCCCGGATAACCGCTCGGGTCATCACTGACCAGCTCTTTGATCTCTCGCGGCTCGTGCAGGAAATACGGCAATGAAATCGACTCCGAATACTGCACATCCCCCACGGTCGCCGTCAGTTGCGCCGCTCCGGGAGTCTTGGGCACGAAACGGATCCGCGCCTCGCCGTAGAAGTTAGTGGTCGTCGTCACCTCGCCAAGATCCGGAGCGCGCCAGACAACTTTCATCCTCGCCATCGGCCTGCCGCTGATAGTCGAAACAATGGTGATCTGCTCGGACACCGCTTCGCGCCAGAACAGCGTCTGACTAACCCGCGAACGCTCGGCGATTTTCACCACTTGCGCGCCTTCGCCCACCGACATTGCGTTGACAGGTGACCATCGAGCCAGGCTTTCGCAGGCCAGAAACAAGCCGAAACTGCCGTTACGCTGGTCATCGACCGTGAAGTAATCGGTGAATCCCGTCTCACCATGGAAAACCCTCGGCAAACCGAGCACTGGCTGAGCAAAGCGGATACCCAGTGCCTCCGGGCCGGTACCGACCATCCCCAATGTCAATTTGCGCCCAGACAGGAAAGTGTCACCCGGGGCGTTTACATCGATTTTATGGGTCAGTTTGCGCCGCGCAAAACCGGTGTCCTGGCCGAAAGGCTGTGCCGGGCTGAGATCCATACTGAACAGCAATCGATCCCAGGGGTCGTTGGCCAGCGAACATACCTCCATCGAGCGTGTATCAGTAACATTGTCATACGGACTGTTCACAGACACTTCGACCGTTGCATTGCCCTCCTTCGCTGCCTCATAGGCATAGCGAACCCATCCCTCTTCATCTGTAACATGCTCTTCAGTATTGCCGCTCACCGTCCACAGTGTTCGTGCCTGAGCCATCCGGTCTTCCGAGAAGTCCGAACGGACCTTCGCCCACATCCATGCCGGATCCTGACCCACGATCGGAAAAACGGCAGACTCACGCACGGTTTCAATGCTGAGTTTGTTGTGGCCCAAGTGCATTCTGGTGACATCCGTCGGGTCAGCGCTAGTCAAGAAATGTAGACCGAACTCACCGCCACCCCGACTATTCGAACAATCCAGTGTCCAGGTCATGCCACTTTCATCAATAAAATTCGAGGTCCTGACTGGAGGATCGAGAATGATCCCCAGATCTTCGGCCGAGCTTCCGGACCAACTCAAATCCATTTCAGTGCCTACCAGAGGACTCAACGCATTCGTTCTGAAAATATACCGGTGCACAGCGCCAATGCAGGGATACAGCGACTGACCTCGTTTGGAGGGCATTTGATCGAGAACAAGCTCGAACTCATCGTAAATATCCGGCGAAAGCAAGCGACCGAGCAACTCCCGATCCTCCAGTGAATCGCTCAACAACCGCAGTCCGAACATACTGCTGCGGCTCGTTGCGAACTCAGAACTCAGGGTCCAGACCAATGGTTCATCTGCCCGCAATATCCTCGGCTCGCCAAGCTCACTCACCGCCAGCCCGATGTTTGATCCGTCAACGCCCCATGCCAAGGTAATTTCCTGGCCGATAAGAGGACTGTCGGCAAGCGCCGTGACCTCCAGAGAATGGATTTGACCTCGTCGGCAGAAAAACCCAGAACATTGTCGATGTAGCCGCGATCAAATGTGATGTTGACCTTGTCTTTCCATGAACTTCTGGCAATCGCTGTCACGCTGAATTCGCACTCATGCGGCTCGGCAGATTCATGCGCTCGGACCGCTGCAGTGATTTCATGAGTCCCGGGTTCTCTGGTGTAAAACTTCAGGCTCCCCAACCAGCGCTTCCCGTTTGGCTCTGCACGACGCCGTCGGCGGTTTGCCACTTGACCAGCGCACCGATCACCGGTTCGCCGTCGCCCTCATCGGTAACATGCACCACTTGCAATCGCAGATACGCACTTTCGTGCTCCTCCACCACCGGACTATTCTCGGCCTGGCGTATCTCTTTGATCCTGATCCTGTTGCGCGCCAGCGACATGCGCTTCCTGGGCGACGGCAACAACAGCTTCGAGCAGCCCAGTGACAACTCGAATATCCCGTCGCGCCGGTCTTCGCAGTTCAGCGTCCAGGAGGCAGTGCCCCCGTCATCGATCGGCATGGGCACTGCCGTTTCCAGAGGCGGACTGACAACGACACCCAGTTGCTCATGCCTGTCACCATGCCAGTGCAGATAGAAGTCGCTGCCTCGCAGAGGACTGTCTGCCGCCAGCATGACATCAATGGAATGGGTGGCGCCTCGGTTCGGATAACTGTTATCAATCCAGTCCCTGATCTCGTTGTTTTCAAAGACAGTCAAATGTGCCCACGGGTCCTCGCCCAGTACCAGCACGTCAAACGTCTGGGTCCACACACCCTGCTTGTAATAAAGGCTGACCACAGAGGCTTCAATAATGAAGTCCCCTGCTGCCTTTGCCTCATAATCGAAGTAGGCCCAGCCTTGTTCATCCGTAACGGCAGCCGCCAACACCCGTTGCTCGGTCGACCAGTTCACCGTAAGCCCGGCCAATGGCTGGCCGGTGTAAAACGACGCCACTTGCACACCCAGGCGAACAGTTTGCTCAATCAACGGATAGTAAGCGGCCTCGACCACCTCGCGAAAAATCAGTCGATGATGCCCCAGCGATACAGGGATCTCGTAGGCCTGCGCGGTGTAACGGTTGCGTAAACTCAGGGTGAATTGATATTCCTGATCATCGATCAACGGGCAATCGAGCGTCCATGGCAAGTCCAGCGATTGCTGAATGTCCCAAGCAGGAGACGCGACGATCGAGCCCTGCAGGTTATTGTCGATGCTCAACGCAACCGGGGTGTCGCGCCAAGGGTTATCCGGCACAGGTACAAAACCGAGTACGTGGGGCGTGATCAATGCGTCGCTGCCAAAAGTTGCGCCGCTGCTGGCGCCCTGACACAGGTACATTTTGCTCAAGGGTCGGAACGACATACCGTCCAGCGTTATTTCCTGCAACTCGAGCGGGGCGAGTTTCAACGCGATCTTGACGCGTGTAACCCAGAGTTCGCCAAATGGACTCGAAGACTCTGTTGAGCTGCATATTTCGATGCGCAGCGGCTTTGAGCTTGAGAGGTCCGATGTCAGTTCCACCTCATGCAGGGTCGGACTGAATCGCCTCTCTGGCTCCTGATCCGAAACCCTCGCGCTGTTGTGCCTGCCCGGCTTCACCGTCGGGTTTGAGTTCGATGCGATAATGCTCGGTTTCTCCCTGAGAAACCCTCACCCAGCCTGACTGGCTGAAACTGCTTTCCCACAGAAAACTCAGCCAATAAGCACCCTTGCCATCGGGATCTCTGGGAAGGGTGACGTCCTGAGTGACACCCCCGCCCTTCGGTGCTTTCATGTGCTTGATCGGCGTGTTGTCGTAATACGCCGTGCCTATAGCAACCGTCCCCGTCCTTGCCCAACATTCGAACCTTTCTTCGAAATCACCATTGCACACCAGGTTTTCATTCACCTGAACGATAGGCTCATTCATGACTGCGCACTCCCTTGCCCTTGCCGGCCAGACCCTCTTGCGCTGCATTGACCAACTCCTTCACCGAATCGATAAACGACTGATCTCCGCTCTTGCACGTATAGCGAATGCGCAAGATGCAATCGTTCATCGAGCACAGCATGGCCTGCTGCAGCGGCTTTTTATGCCATGGCCATTTCAGCTCCCAGGCGGACACCACACCGGTATTTTCAAAGGGAAAGAGCAAACCTTCATCTGGCTTCGCCGCCGCCATGCCGTTGTCGGCAAACCCCACCGACAGGGCAATCTGTTGGCCCGGACGCAAGTTGAACAGCACATCGGCAGGGGCCACGTCCCCAGGATCAGGATTGTGCAAGTACTGCACCGACTGCACCGAAGCCCGGCTGGCGGTCATGCTGCCGACCTGCAGCAAGGTCGCGCGCACGTCCTCGAAAGGCCCCGTCAGCACTGGCAAGTCGACTTCCACCGAACTGATCTGCCGGCAGTAATGTCCAGGATAATCCCGATCGAACAGCAATTGCGTCAGTCTGAACTCAAGCGAGCCGGTGGTCTGCAGCTGCTTCAGTGCAGCCTCCCAAGTGCTGATGCCGACCTGAGGGTCTATTGCATCGTTGAACAGCTGACGCAAGGAGATGGTTTTCACCAGTTCCAGCCGCCGCTCGGTGCGCTGCAGGTACTCATGCTCCATGCGCAGCAGGTGCACGCGCAAATGCTCGCCAGCGGTCAAACCGTGGCGTTGATCCTGCCAGACCTGCGGCAAGGGAATATGGGAATCGTAATCGCCGGTTTCGGCATTCATCGCCGCTTGCGCGCTGAGGCACAGACTGACCACCGCGTCGTAAGCCTGATAGTGCAAGGCTTTGAGCTGGCCCAGCATCCAGCCGAACAATTCGGCATTGGTCGCGCGCTTTTTCAGATAGTTGTACATCGTCAAAGCCTGAGCGTTAGCTCGCAGCGTTTGCGCGAGGTTGGTTCTGGCCGCATCAACCGCATGGTTCTGCGCGACGATCTGCGCATCGATGGCCGCGATTTCTGTCAACGCCTGATCGCGTTGCAGCCCCCATTCGTTGCGGCGACGGCGATAGCCTTCGGTGGTGGCTTGCTTGTCTGCATCGATTTGCAGCATCGACGAAGCTATTTCCAGGCCAAAGCAGATGGCATCCGTGACTTTATCGACCCGAAAACCACCGTTCGCCATCCCGAAAATATTAGGCGCAGCCGCCACCGCGGCGCCTACCGGTTTGAGAATTTTGGCAGCCAGCGCCAACTCTTTGGACTGGTCCAGGTTTGCCATGACCTGATATTCGACAGCCGACACGTTTTCGTCATAGCGGGCTGCGTAAGCATCAGCCCGTTCCCGCGCCACTGCCCGGCTCTGCTCAAGCGCCGTCGTGCTCGCTTCCAACTGAGCGATGGATTGCTCCTGCAAGGTTCTGGCGTAGTTGCCCAACTCCACCAGATGGTTTTGCTGCAGCTCTTCCTGCTCGGCACGGTCATGCCGCTCAAGCAGATTGAGTACCTGGCTGCCGTAATCCTGCAAGGCCTGCACCGCACGCAAGGCAACCTCGAAGATCGCACGCCAGCGAAACGCAATCACCACCAGCCGGCCACCCATCGGTCTGGCGCCACCGACGCCACCTGCGGCCAGATCGCGCAGCAATTGGTTCGGGTCAGTCGGTGGGTTGAACAACGGCAGGAGCATGGGCTTGCCATCAATCGTCAGGTGGTTGCGCAAGTTGTTCATGCGGTACTGCGGCTGGTTGAACCAAGAGAGCAACTCATCGTTGATGGGTGCCCTGAACGGCGGACATCCCAACATGCCCAGCATGGGAGCCGTATCCGAGCCGGCCGGAACATCTGCCAGGCTGTAATTTAATGTCTGCTCGAAAGTTTCCAGTGCCGTACGCGTGCAGCTTTGGGCCAGAAGGCTCCCCAGCGTCGCGGTCTGCCACAAGTTCACCGTTTGAGTCAGAGGTGGTTTGCCCATCAATGACCCCGCTTGCACATAGCACAGCTTTGCCGCCACCAGGCTTTCGCGGGTCAGTTGGCGGTAATGCCAGTCCCCCAGGCCATGAGATTCTTCACATACTCGATGAACATCAGCAGCCTCAAATGCACAGGCGCTGAATATCCAATTGCATCCGGGTCGGCGGGCGCCACGGCTTCACAGCCGGCATTGCCCAGATCGTTGATCAACGGTCGGCAGCGCCAGTAACTCGGTTTTTCGGGGACCGAGCTGCTGTCGGCGGTAGCCCGGGGATCAAAGACGAAATGCAACCACGTCTGTGCTTCGGCAAACCGTTCTTCATCACGCAAGCGTGTCGCAATCAAATGCGGCAAATGGAAAAACAGCTCCCAGAAAAACAGCCCGTTGGCACCGTCGAAAGCGCCGTTGCGTTCCTCGAAATCAGCATCAGTGGGTGGCGGCTCTGACAAATGCTGAGAGTCCCAGTTGATCAGCGTGGCTGGAGAGGCAGTGGAGCGTGTGACCAACTCGGGGCCGAACAGCGAATTGAGCCGAACGTATCGCAGCGCCCAGCCAGCGCCCAGTTGAAAGTCGAGGAATTGGGCGGCATCCGTGGTCTTTTTCAGCAGTGTTGGCGGGCGGAAATCAGAGAGATCGACAATCGTCAGGTCAAACTGTTTGCCGCCAAAGCCTTCAGTATCGTTCTTTAGAGTGAACTTGACGTTGTCCCAGTGCCCCTTTGGTCGAGTGAAGCTCCCCAAGAACTTCATGGTCCAGTCGCCGGCGACTGCGACCTCACTTTTCACAGGTTTAGGGTCGTCAGCCGTTGCAAGTTCCAACTGCAAGGTAAACGCAGTCTTTTCGACACCTGGTAACCCTGTTGACCTGCAAACCCCTCAACCGTCAGCACATCGTTGTTACCCACTCGCATGGCGAAGACGTTCAGCCCCAGAAAAGCTGCCATGGAGCCTGGCGGCGACTCGCTTGATACCACCTTAACCTCAAGACCCAAGGGGTGCTGAACCGTCAAGGCAGAAACAAATCGATCGCTCTTGGCCAACTCAAGCCAGTTGCCACTGTCCCCGGTAACGGGACGCATCAGCACATCGATGATTGCGATCTCTTTCAAGGCACCTGTGCCGGTTTTATCGTTGACCAGCAATACCCCCAGCTTGCCTTTGGGGAGCTGAGGGTCGGCCCACACGGTTGCAATCAGCCTGGCATCTGCAGAGATATCCTCATCAAACTCGCTATGGCGTAAATTCAAAGGCGCCGACCACTGGCCGTTCTGCTTCATGAAGGCCACATTGATATGCAGTTGATGGGGCACGAATCGGGATCTGTCGTCTGGCAATGGCGATTCTCCGTCACCCGCAGGATCGGCTTTGATGATCTCGCCGACCTTGTCCCGCCACTCCGCCCAGACCAGACACAGCCGGCCGTTCCAGACCACCGGACGCATGTCCAGCACCCGCCCGGCGGGTTGAATGTCCACCGCTTTCCACTCACTCCACGCCGCCGGGTTGACGGCGAGGCAAGTGGGCGTGATCTCGATTTGCGCCTTGCGCCAGAAGTACTGGAACGGCGGCACCCGCTGGCGTCCGACAAAGTAATAATCGGCGCCCTCAGGGGTTGTGCCGTCCATGTAGCCACTGATGACATCCAGATCGCAGATCTGCTCGAAGGCTTGCAAGTAACCCTGCAACGCCGCCTGAACCGAATCGGTGCTCAGACGGGCCTGGTTGAGATTGTTTTCAAGGGTCTTGAACAGATCCGTCTTGCGCTGACGCACAAACGGATTAATGTAGTTTTCCGGGTAGAGCGCGATCATCTGCACCGCTGCCCAGTCCGAGTAGTTGTTGTACAGCGCCCAGTTTTCCAGCTGTTCAGGGGGAAACTCGTGGTTTACGAAACCGGGCTCCATTTTGTTGTACACCGCACTGATGAATTGCTGTGCACAACTGATCGCTTCGGCCACCCCCGACGTCTGTACCCGAGCACTGTCCAGCGGGTCGATGCGCAGCAATTCGAACACGTCCTCCGGGGTCCGCAAAGGCGGGTAACGCTCCGCCCTCACTTGCCCGATGCAGTACTCAAGCAACGCGCTACGACGTTTTTCCTGCAACAGGCCAATGTTGTTCGATGTCATGATCCTTGCTCCGTGGAAGAGATTCCCGCGTCACTGTCGGAAGGCGGTGCCGTTTGTTCAAGCGAGTCGGCGCGCCCTTGCGCCACCCCAAACCTGATGGGTTCGAAGAGCGTCCCCAGCCCGCTTGCCAGGCTGCGTATACCAACCTGGAATTCACCGCTGAAATCGCTGGTGATATCAACCGTGGTTTCACCTTTGTGATTGGTGAAACCCTGTGTCGGACGGATCGTTGGTCTTTCTTCGGGATCTGTTTCTTGCTCCCAGGCCCAGTCCACCAGCATGTTGGCCCCAAGGTTTCCGTACTGGTCCACCATCGTGGCGTAGAGTGTGACTTCCTGACCAAGCGGCACGACCTCCGTTGGCACCGGAGACATTAGCCCCGTCGGGAAATTCATGCTGTTGACGTCGGCAATGACGTCGATGCTCACTGCCCACTCAGGCTCGAGCAAGCTCATCGAAAAATAAAGGCTGTCCGTGCCCAGGACTTTGCCGGGAGAATACTCAGCCGTGAGGACTCCTTTGGTATCAGTGATACCTGACGTGATGGTCCCTAGCTCGGAATGCCAGTCAACAGCGACACCTTTCAATGCTGCGCCCTGGGCGTCGGTGAGCGTCATCGTAATGATCGCTTTCTCGCCTGGTTTACCAGCGAAGACTTCTGTAGGCGTTACGATGCAAGTCATCCTGACCAGCTGGTTCAGTTCGCCCGGTATTTGCACGACCGGCACACGCGTCCGGGTCTGACTGAGCAACGCCAGTTCAGCCGCCTCGGCATAGGCCTCACTGGCATCGGTGGTCTCCGGCAAGGTACCGATGCGCAAAATGGTCCGGGCATCCATACCGGTCTGCATCGACAACTGGTAAACGCGCATCAGCAGATCCAGTTGCTCGAGGGTTTTCAACACTTGGGTTTCAGGATCGATATAGCGAACGCATTCGCTGACTTCCTGCGCGCTCCAGGCAAAGAACTCAGCCAGTTTGATGGCTGCGGCCTGTCGCACCACGCGTAATGCATCGGCGCTGAGCTTAGGCGGTAGCGAATGGACCTGACGCAGAAAGTCCAGCAATTTCTGCTCCGGTTGTTTACTCATGCTGAACGCGCGGGCCAGCGTGGTCATTGCGTAAAGTATGCGCAACGAGAACATATATTTTTGAGAGGGATCGATGATGGTGAGTGGGTCGACCCACACCTGATATCCATAATCCAGGTAATCCCCGACCAGAGCCGCACTCAAGCCCAGGGTCGAAACAACTTCAGCGCGCAGGCGCACAACAGCCAGCAATTCGAGTAACGAATCTGAAGGTTCGTCGCGCCTGCGCTCTGTCGCTGGCGATTCGAAGTCGGTGCGGTCACACACCTGGCGCAACAGTTGATACACCGAGGAATCGACCCAGTTCAGCACCAGAATGGCCAATTCGCCGTCGAGGCCGGCGTAGACTGCCAACGACTCCCTGACCAGCGACACCTGAGCGTCTCTGGCCTGCAGAAGAACGGTGAGCATGATCTCGACCAAAACGCTGACCTGGGTTTCCTCAATGTCCAGGCCGTTCCTGACGGCCCATTCGAGCTTCACGCGGGCAAAAGCCAAATAAT contains:
- a CDS encoding Ig-like domain-containing protein, coding for MAWGVDGSNIGLAVSELGEPRILRADEPLVWTLSSEFATSRSSMFGLRLLSDSLEDRELLGRLLSPDIYDEFELVLDQMPSKRGQSLYPCIGAVHRYIFRTNALSPLVGTEMDLSWSGSSAEDLGIILDPPVRTSNFIDESGMTWTLDCSNSRGGGEFGLHFLTSADPTDVTRMHLGHNKLSIETVRESAVFPIVGQDPAWMWAKVRSDFSEDRMAQARTLWTVSGNTEEHVTDEEGWVRYAYEAAKEGNATVEVSVNSPYDNVTDTRSMEVCSLANDPWDRLLFSMDLSPAQPFGQDTGFARRKLTHKIDVNAPGDTFLSGRKLTLGMVGTGPEALGIRFAQPVLGLPRVFHGETGFTDYFTVDDQRNGSFGLFLACESLARWSPVNAMSVGEGAQVVKIAERSRVSQTLFWREAVSEQITIVSTISGRPMARMKVVWRAPDLGEVTTTTNFYGEARIRFVPKTPGAAQLTATVGDVQYSESISLPYFLHEPREIKELVSDDPSGYPGQEVSARVYVVSAITGNPLANVEVNWEFSGVDIAPTTTDSQGIANVVFRLSALQSGLLDAAVPGAGWMGGQFDSFYA
- a CDS encoding Ig-like domain-containing protein, coding for MADDDSRTDATAGGPDVLSLIEAMQACVQWCEQSKISVLWMLQHVSAPLRLREFSQQDQQFFDKIGTLLPSARLSNNSFLVARIPPAGRRDWLDLLSIDSEGQPPLVDVNGLILPTAMTPEDYLAFARVKLEWAVRNGLDIEETQVSVLVEIMLTVLLQARDAQVSLVRESLAVYAGLDGELAILVLNWVDSSVYQLLRQVCDRTDFESPATERRRDEPSDSLLELLAVVRLRAEVVSTLGLSAALVGDYLDYGYQVWVDPLTIIDPSQKYMFSLRILYAMTTLARAFSMSKQPEQKLLDFLRQVHSLPPKLSADALRVVRQAAAIKLAEFFAWSAQEVSECVRYIDPETQVLKTLEQLDLLMRVYQLSMQTGMDARTILRIGTLPETTDASEAYAEAAELALLSQTRTRVPVVQIPGELNQLVRMTCIVTPTEVFAGKPGEKAIITMTLTDAQGAALKGVAVDWHSELGTITSGITDTKGVLTAEYSPGKVLGTDSLYFSMSLLEPEWAVSIDVIADVNSMNFPTGLMSPVPTEVVPLGQEVTLYATMVDQYGNLGANMLVDWAWEQETDPEERPTIRPTQGFTNHKGETTVDITSDFSGEFQVGIRSLASGLGTLFEPIRFGVAQGRADSLEQTAPPSDSDAGISSTEQGS